Proteins encoded in a region of the Methylobacterium radiotolerans JCM 2831 genome:
- a CDS encoding oxidoreductase has protein sequence MTRTRWTTRDMPSQAGRHAIVTGATSGLGYEAALALAGAGAAVTLAARDGEKAQRAMASIRHRHPEARLAFRRLDTASLASVRAFGEACRADGQPVDILLLNAGIASVPRREETGDGFERQFGTNYLGHFALTGLLLPLVPARVTSRIVPVASLAHRPGRIHFDDLQLRRAYGPQKAYRQSKLAMLMFGLELDRRLRAAGAPIRAIPVHPGAARTDVFRRGDRAGPVQRLAGHLIFAVIGQPAARGALPLLFAATAQEAEGGAYYGPDGIWELHGHPARADIAAQARDTAAAARLWSVSEALTGVDCTV, from the coding sequence ATGACCCGGACCCGGTGGACGACCCGCGACATGCCGAGTCAGGCCGGACGGCACGCGATCGTCACCGGCGCGACCAGCGGGCTCGGCTACGAGGCCGCCCTCGCCCTCGCGGGGGCGGGCGCCGCGGTCACCCTCGCCGCCCGCGACGGCGAGAAGGCCCAGCGCGCCATGGCGTCGATCCGGCACCGTCACCCGGAAGCGCGGCTGGCCTTCCGCCGCCTCGACACCGCCAGCCTCGCCTCCGTGCGCGCCTTCGGCGAGGCCTGCCGCGCGGACGGGCAGCCCGTCGACATCCTGCTGCTCAACGCCGGCATCGCCTCCGTGCCGCGGCGCGAGGAGACGGGGGACGGGTTCGAGCGCCAGTTCGGCACCAACTATCTCGGCCATTTCGCGCTGACCGGGCTGCTCCTGCCCCTGGTGCCCGCGCGGGTGACCTCCCGGATCGTCCCGGTGGCGAGCCTCGCCCACCGGCCCGGACGGATCCACTTCGACGACCTCCAGCTCCGGCGCGCCTACGGGCCGCAGAAGGCCTACCGGCAGTCGAAGCTCGCGATGCTGATGTTCGGGCTCGAACTCGACCGCCGCCTGAGGGCGGCGGGGGCGCCGATCCGCGCGATCCCGGTCCATCCCGGCGCCGCCCGGACGGACGTGTTCCGCCGCGGCGACCGGGCAGGCCCCGTCCAGCGCCTTGCCGGGCACCTGATCTTCGCGGTGATCGGCCAGCCCGCGGCGCGGGGCGCGCTGCCGCTGCTCTTCGCCGCCACCGCGCAGGAGGCCGAGGGCGGCGCCTATTACGGTCCCGACGGGATCTGGGAGCTGCACGGCCATCCGGCCCGGGCCGACATCGCCGCGCAGGCCCGCGACACCGCCGCCGCCGCGCGGCTCTGGTCGGTATCCGAGGCCCTCACGGGCGTCGACTGCACCGTCTGA